A window of Planctomycetia bacterium genomic DNA:
CTGCCATAAATGGCTCGGCGCCTATCAACCGATGGCGATCGCGTTGGCCGGTCGACCGATGTCTGCCCAGTGGATCGCACAAATGTTGCGACCAACAGTGCGTGCGGCAAGCACCTGCGATCCCCTCCTCCGCTTCTCGCAGCAGCTCGAAACCGCCGACCTCGACGGTGTGAGCGAAACTGTCAACGTAGCGCCATTGTTCTCGTGTCAGGGAGCGTTGCAGGACGTCCCGGCGACGGATAAAGAACGCAAGAAATCCTTCGAGCAACGGCTGGCGAACGCTCGTGAAGTAGCGGCCTCCGCCATGCGGGTCGGTTGGCATCCACTATTGCCTCACCGAGAGTTTTGTAGCGGGATTCTGCTGCTACAATCTGAACGTGAACAGGTTCGCGCTCGGCCCGCGTCGGCTCTATGCGATCTCTTCCGAAACTTCGGCATTGTTGTCACGGCATACGACGATGGACTCGTGCGGCTGTCCATGCCGGCACGGCCTTGGCTTCCCGGCGAAATCAATCAAATCACCGAGGCTTTGCGACAGGCCACTTGACGCCGCCGAAACGAGCACATCGTCGTGCCGCGCAAATGGCCGGACCACACGGCGCCGCAAGCGTAGCGCTGCATTAGGCACCGCGTCAAAGCCGGCTGCTTTGCGCTTCGCATTCACTGCCCGCAGGATGTTGAGCAACTGGCGACGAATTGGCGCATACGGTTCGTAAGGCACGCGGCGAAACTCAACCGTCAATTGTTCCACCGATCTTCGCAGCGCTAACTCCAGAAAGTACGCTCGTTCCGCTTTGTAGGTCTGCGGAGCGATTTGCACATGGGAATGCCACTTGTGATCGACCTCGCCAGCCAACGTCCGTCCTCCTGAGCGGTAGCTGATCGAATAATCGCGGAACTTAAGCGGCATCTTACGCAGGTCGCGGACGACATTCCCCTCTTCCTCAAACAGCCGATGCCGGCCGCGCGACGCTAGCAACACGAAGAAACGCTCGTGCCGCAAGTAATGCACGTTCGCCAGGCCAAGCTGCTTCCGACGCGACCGCGTGCGTTTGGCTAGGTCGACGCCGTAACGTTCGATCAGCTTGCAATCGACGGCAATCGGATCTTTTCGCGGTGGAATTCGCCCCGCCACATACCACCAAAAACCGTGCGGCAGATAGCTGCAGGCGAGCTGTTGCACGAATCCTTCGGCCGACGTCGCCTCGCACCGATAACGCATCCCCATTCCGTCACAGATTCTGATCAATGAGTATGGGAGCTTGTTTGCGGCACAAGCTCCCCGAAGCCGTGGTCCGTAAGATGCGCCGGTTGGGCCGCGGAACGGAGGTCCGCGCGAACGTGCGCTTGGCGAGCGACAGCCACACTGCCGCCTGCGTTTCGCGCCCGCCGCTACATTCTTCTTGTACCCACGCCCAATCCATACCAGGTCACACCGGTGAACCTCAAACCGTGTTCGCACATCGGAAACATGCCGATGGCGCCAGCCGTCGAAAACAATGCCGCCGGAGTCCGGTTCTCCCGAACCGAACTCCGGCGACCGCTTGCTGCCCTACCCAGGACCACCCGGTCGGGGCCTCGCGCGCGAGACCCCGACCATGAGCACGTTTTCTCGACGGGATTTCCCGTCAGCCCTTTCGTCGTCGCCTGCTTGCGCTGGGCCAGGAGCCACCTGAACCCATGGCGAACGAGTCCCCACTGCCTTGCAGGGATCATCGCCGACCTTGTCGGTCGCTTTCTACTTGAGCCACACTCCCAGTCTGTAGCGTTTGAATCACTCAGCCGACCAAGCCGAGCACCGGTCACCACACCGGCGGCTACAGACCTTCCCGCGTTATGCGCGGCCTTCGCCCCACGAGTCACGTCGCTATCGGGACCGTCCCGATGACACCAACGCCCTATGCGCGCCCTCCCGGACGCCATAGTTTCGGCCCGCCGCACCTCGCGATGCGGCGCGAGCCATTTCGGGGAACCGAACGTAGAAGCATTCCCCTACCCACGGGCGCTGGGTGTTCGCAGTTTGGCTGCGTCTCTCGTTGGACTCACTGGCAAGCCCTTTTCATCGGGCCTTTCGTGGTTGAGCTCTTCATCGTCGCGCTTTTTTACTTCACGCGATCGCCGGGCCGGTCAGGCCCGGTATCGTTGGTCGCCCCACGACAACTCCCCACGCCAGCCGCGTTACGCGAACCTTGCTATCCAAGGCCCTCGTCCCACGGACAGGATTTGCGGTCGCACGGACCACGCACCTGCTTTGAGCCACGCCGGCCTTAATCGAAAAACTTCAATTAAGGTTTGTCCACGTCGCCCGCATTCGGGCGCTGCGTCACCAATTGCCATCGGATCGAACGTCGAGATTGCTCCGGTTGTGAATCGCTGGCGCATGTCGCCAACGGGACAAACGGGATTACTTCGACGAGCCTCCGTCGAGACGGACAAGCACGTCTCCGCGCATCCGCCTCTACGGGACCAGCATTTGCTGAATGGTGAGTTCAGCCCCTTAGCTTCGATGGCTAGTCGAAGTTTACCGGGTATGCCAGCCCATCGAGAAAACGTCAGCCACGCTCTTAGGCCGGTCTCACGGACCGGCTATACCGAAACGTGCGTTGAACGTGATGACGACTATGGGCGGAATCCGACCCGCCCAATTGAGCCGTCGTAGCGTACTTGCGGCGTGGTCCCAAGCGTTGATTGGATTACGCGCCGGGTTGCTTGAGCAAGCGCAGCACATGCTGGCGGAGAATTGCGGCTTGGTAGGCATTTCTAGCCGCCGGAGTATTGCTGGTCGCTGTGCGCAGGACGCCCTCGCGCAAGAATAGCGGTGCTGATTGGACCGCTTCCGCTTCGAGCACGCTCCGTTGTGCGGGAGTCAGGCCTGCTAGAAATTCGGCTACGCGCATTGAATCGCCGGTTTCTAATTCGGCGGTGACGCCGCCGACGGGCATCGCGGCGCGGCGAGTAGACTTACTGCGGCGCGCGGCTTGATTGGCTTGGCGACTTGCCCTGTCCGTTTTCGCCGCGGGCTGATAACCGTGCCGAATCGACTGCACCAAATATCCGGCGGGATTACGCGAAACGCGGCCGTCGCACGCTGCGCGCAGTTTGTCGAAGGCGGCAATCTGGGCCTCAATCACGTGGATCGGGAAAGACGCGGTCAGTTGACTTGCCACGCGGGCATGCACGCTGCGGGCCACGAGTCGTTCCACCAGGGGCGACACGACGGACGTTTTCGTGGATTGGCGATTGTGGCAAATAGTTTTAGTAAAGCTCACTTGCCAATGCCCGCGCGACAACTTCACGAACCGTGCGTCGGCCGGCAGTTGACTGATAAATCCGACTCTCTCTAATTCCGCGATGGCCGGGAGCAGCCGTCGCTTCAGTTGGCCCGTGTCGTAGTTGCGGCTCAGGCCGATATGTTCGCACGCGAACTCCAGCAGCGGAAACTTCCAACGCGCACGATGATAGAACCGCTTGTCGAGAAACCGCAGCATTCGCTTGGCGATGGTTGAATTCAACCGGCGGTAAAGCTCCATGTCGAGTTGCTTGAGATAGCCGGCTTGAAAACTGCCGAATACGATCTCGTTCCAGGTGAACGACGACGGGGTCGGCTCCGCAGCCGAACCACAAGAGTTGCCGCGGCGCCGCGGCAGCGCGATCTGATCGATCATGTGAAAGGCCGCGTCGACCCAGCAGCCCGCCTGTTTGTCCCACCAAGCCTTGTCGTAGTAGAGCGTCACGCCGACCCAGCGCCGCAGTGATTCGTCGACCCGACGATAACTCTTGCCTTCCTGCCGCCAGCCCAAGACGTTGATCAGCTCGTAGCGACTAAATGTTACATTCCGGTCGGCAAATCGCGTCTGGCGGCTCAATTGAATCAGCCCCAAAATCACCTCGTCGTCCAGCGCCGTGGGAAGTCCGTAGCGATCCGACGCCGAGATCGTCAGCCGGCGGACCACGGTCTGCCTGGCCTGCTGGTCCCAGATCGTGTCGGTGAACACGAGTGTCTTCTGGTCTGAAGGCACGCGGTCAGCCAGGGCCGCTAAAGGGAATTCCGCGAGGTTCAGTTCGTCGCGCCCCTCCACGACTTCGACCGCATTCGCGTCGGATTCCTTCTTGCCTTCCTGCTTTAATCTCTCGGTCATCGACATCCGCGGCATGTTGTTGAGTTAGAGAGTTATGAACAAGAGTTGCCCCGCGAAATCGCCAGTAGTTTCAGCCACTTGGGCCTTCGTTTTCTGTCTCGTTTCCCTGTAAACTGAGCCGGTTTCCTGTCTCGAATCCCTGTAATCCCTGTCTCGTTTCCCGTGAGTACCCTGTCCCGTTTCCCTGTCGTGTCTCCCACTAAGCGCTGCTCATTCGCCCCCCGGCAGAGACCGCCTTAACGAAATGCCGAGCTTTCCCGGCCAGCAATGCCAGAATTCTGCCATTCCCGAAAGGCTGGAAATGCCAAATCGCCAGAATGCCAGCCTTGCCAGAATTTCCGTGACAGCATGGCGCCAGGTGCGATAAACCTGGCCACCAGGAGTCCTCATGCCCATCATCGCCGTTGCCAATCAAAAGGGAGGAACCGCCAAGACGACGACGGCGGCTGCGGTCGGATTGTTAATGGCCCGCGCCGGCCACGACGTCCACCTGATCGACATGGACCCGCAGGCCAGCCTCACGCACGCCTTCGGTCGTCGCGAGCACGAGGGGCGGTTATTTGCGTCACTCGCGGACGCGACGGCGTTGCCAGTGGAACGGCTGGACCAGCGGCTAACGCTGACGCCCAGCGACATCACACTGTCCCGCGGCGAGACAGAATTCATGAGCCGTCCGGCGCGGGAACTGTGCTTGCGCCGCGCGCTGGCGGCGACCGCGCTGGCCGAGAACTGTATCGTGCTGATCGACTGTCCGCCGTCGCTCGGCGTGCTGGCGGTCAATTGCCTGACGGCCGCCCGGCAGATTCTGTTGGTAATTCAACCCGGCGGTTTTGAGCTACACGCCCTCGTGCATTTTGAACAGACGGTGACGCTGCTCAAAGAATGGGTGAACCCCGAGTTGAGCGTCGCGGGGGCCGTGCTAACGAATTGTCATTCGCGTCGGACCATTACTGAGCAGGTCGCTGGAGAAGTGCGGCGCGTCTATCCGCTGTTGGGATGCGTCCGCATGGACGCACAACTCTTATACGCGACCACCGCGGGAAACATCGTCGGTTTGCACAAATCAAAGGCTTTGTCGGACTACGACGGCGTGCGCATTAACTTGGAGCAGCGAATCTCATGGCCAAACAGACCGTCGGCGGAATCTCAGGCGTCTTGGGTGGGCTGATTTCGGCTCCCGTCGCAGCCAGCGTCGCCGCCGAGCCGGCGATGTCGGCCAACGTCGTTTCCACCTCGGATCAACGCCCCCCGCCGTCATTACCTGCACGCGATCACGCTATGAAGCCACCGACAGATCTGCTCGCGACCAAAACATCCGCCCGCCGCGGCCGGCCACCAGGTCGCAGGACCGGCACGACGCCCCACAAAGAGAAAGTCACCCTCCGCGTCGATGCCGGGTTAATCGAACAATATCGCGAGTGGTCGTGGTCGGAGCGATGCCAACTCGGCGAACTGGTCGAACGGGCGCTCGCCAATTACCGCAGATCCTGCGCTTAATCCGCCCGCGGTCGCCAAGCGATGCGGCGAGTAGTTCGCCAGCTACCTCTGAAATTCCCGTAATTACCGTCCGCGGATTTTTTGCAGGTAGCTTGCCGCGAGGCAGCCGCGCCCGCCAATCGTCCAACCGGTGGACAAATTGAGCGTTTAACGCGATTCCGCAAAGCCAGACGTTAAGTCACGAGTTGAGCACGAGGCAGGACGGAATAGGTGAGGGAACACGACGGTGCTTCCCTCACGTAAAACCGCTTAGATAGGAACTTCCGCATCGCTCTCGTGATTAGATTCACTCTCCGCAGCATGCTGGAAAATCCAGCTATGCGCCAGGTCGAGCACTTTGGCGACGACGAGCAAGTCGTCGCGCCCAAAGCTGTCGGAATCCTTCCAGGTGTTGCCTTCCTTGTAGAGCCGCGTCACGCGAACATTGTGCCGCGTGCCGTTCTGGGTTTCGTTTTCCCAGATAGCTGCCTTGATGCGACCCAGCCGGACTTCGTGCGCCGGCCGGTTGCCCTTGCTGCTTTCGCCACGTGTTGTCATCGGCAATCCTTCCTTGATACGTGGTGTCCAATGAAGTGCGAGGTCCGGCCACACCACAGGCCGGGGCGCCACGATTCAACTCTGTCCGCAAAGCGGCGTCCGCTACACGGCCAAGGCCAAGAGCGATGCCGCCTTCTGGTCCAACTCGACCCGGTCGCCGGCGAATGGCATCTTCTGCGTGAGCTTCGTCAGCGCGTCCACGATCGCGAACACCGTAAAACGTCCCTGGATTTGGGCGATGTCGAGCGCTTCCTTGGCCAAGCCTCGCGGAATGCCGTGCGCCAACAGCGCTTTGGCGGCTTCGTCGGCATCGGTGCCGAGCGTAGCCGTCATCGTGCTGCGAATCGCCCGCACGAATCCATCGCGCCGGGCGTCTCGCTTCACGGTCAAGGCCGCGATCCGTCGCGCGATCTCATTGAGACCGTCTTGCACGCTGGCCGTGTGCTTGCGGCTGAACTCCACCACTTCCGTCGCGTCCCAAACGATGTGGTTTTGGCAGACTGCCTGAAACCAAAACGTCTGAATTCCCAACGACCGTCGGCCGACTTCCGAGTTCCAGACGAAGAAACCGGGGGCAAAGGCTTCGCCCTCAATTTCCGTCCAACCTGCGGGATCGATCAGGAACGCGAACAAGTCCTGTTCGCCACAGTACAGGCCAGTCGCGCCATTGACGCCGATTTGCGGCGGCTGGAAGTCGCCGGCATAATTCCGCACAACATCCATCAAATCGGCGTTCCACAAGCGGGTGTAAGCCACGCCGTGCAGCGAGCGGACGGTCTGACCGGCGGCGAGCAGTTGCACCGGCTTGGCCGCGCGGGGCAGCACTTCACGCAGCGCCAGGCCGGCCGTGTCGGAGGACAGCCGGCCGATGGTGTCCTTGCTCACACCCGACATCCGGCAGAGCTGACTGAATGACCAATCGTTCAGCCGGCAGGGTTCACCGTCTGCCACCGACAGCAGGATCGTGTCGCCGTCGGCTCGCGGTTCGAGCCGCTGTGGCAGTTGCCACTTCTCGGTCGAGAACCGTCGTTCATCATGGCAATGCTGCCACAAGTCGTCGAGACTCGTGAACTGCTCGTCTGGCGCGCGCCGGAACAATTCGTGATGCGCGCGTGTCAGATTGACCATGAGGGGCACTCCTTTCGCAGAAAACATGAGACAGAACGAAACAAGACACCGACGCCACGCCTGCCGGCGGCGCCGGCAAGCATCGGGTCGGTGTCTCGTCATCCTGGTCATTGCGAAAGGAGAGGGGCGGCGGTCAGCGCCAGCGTCGTCGCTGGTGCGAAAAAAACCATTGGTTGCACCGCCGTTCCCTCGCGGCCGGACGCCATGCGCCCGCCAGCGAGAAACGGCTCCATGTTGACTACCGAAGTGTTAAACGACAAAGAACGGTCGCGATTGCCTCGCGCACGGCGGGACGTAGCATGCTCCGCACCGATTGTCACTCAGTCGGCGACAAATTGAATATCGTGACCGATGTTGGCGCCAATTGGCGTTTATCGAAGGTGAGACGTATGGGTGCGGCGCTTCGCCGGTCAGACGACTGCGGCCTGGTGCTCGGGCAGCAACACGCCGAAATCGCGCGCCGCAAGTTGCACCCACCGCAGCGCTTCGCGGAATTCGCCAGCTTCCATGAGCCAGGCAATGTCGGCGGCGAACTCTTGCGGCAGCACGATCCAGACGCCGTATTCGCCGCGTCGCTCA
This region includes:
- a CDS encoding DUF932 domain-containing protein, with protein sequence MVNLTRAHHELFRRAPDEQFTSLDDLWQHCHDERRFSTEKWQLPQRLEPRADGDTILLSVADGEPCRLNDWSFSQLCRMSGVSKDTIGRLSSDTAGLALREVLPRAAKPVQLLAAGQTVRSLHGVAYTRLWNADLMDVVRNYAGDFQPPQIGVNGATGLYCGEQDLFAFLIDPAGWTEIEGEAFAPGFFVWNSEVGRRSLGIQTFWFQAVCQNHIVWDATEVVEFSRKHTASVQDGLNEIARRIAALTVKRDARRDGFVRAIRSTMTATLGTDADEAAKALLAHGIPRGLAKEALDIAQIQGRFTVFAIVDALTKLTQKMPFAGDRVELDQKAASLLALAV
- a CDS encoding ParA family protein, which gives rise to MPIIAVANQKGGTAKTTTAAAVGLLMARAGHDVHLIDMDPQASLTHAFGRREHEGRLFASLADATALPVERLDQRLTLTPSDITLSRGETEFMSRPARELCLRRALAATALAENCIVLIDCPPSLGVLAVNCLTAARQILLVIQPGGFELHALVHFEQTVTLLKEWVNPELSVAGAVLTNCHSRRTITEQVAGEVRRVYPLLGCVRMDAQLLYATTAGNIVGLHKSKALSDYDGVRINLEQRISWPNRPSAESQASWVG
- a CDS encoding replication initiator protein A; its protein translation is MTERLKQEGKKESDANAVEVVEGRDELNLAEFPLAALADRVPSDQKTLVFTDTIWDQQARQTVVRRLTISASDRYGLPTALDDEVILGLIQLSRQTRFADRNVTFSRYELINVLGWRQEGKSYRRVDESLRRWVGVTLYYDKAWWDKQAGCWVDAAFHMIDQIALPRRRGNSCGSAAEPTPSSFTWNEIVFGSFQAGYLKQLDMELYRRLNSTIAKRMLRFLDKRFYHRARWKFPLLEFACEHIGLSRNYDTGQLKRRLLPAIAELERVGFISQLPADARFVKLSRGHWQVSFTKTICHNRQSTKTSVVSPLVERLVARSVHARVASQLTASFPIHVIEAQIAAFDKLRAACDGRVSRNPAGYLVQSIRHGYQPAAKTDRASRQANQAARRSKSTRRAAMPVGGVTAELETGDSMRVAEFLAGLTPAQRSVLEAEAVQSAPLFLREGVLRTATSNTPAARNAYQAAILRQHVLRLLKQPGA